The Saccharothrix violaceirubra genome segment GTGGTGCTGACCGGGCCCGGCGGGGTCGGCAAGACCGCCCTGTCGTTGCGCTGGGCCAACTCCCTGGCACCGCACTACGCCGACGGGCAGTTGTTCGTCGACCTCAACGGGTTCAGCGACGACACACCCACCGACCCCGGCGAGGCGGCCAGCTCGTTCCTCCGCGCCTTGGGCGTGCCGGCGACGGCGGTCCCGGCGCACTTGGCCGAGCAGACCGCCCTCTACCGGACGGTGACGGCTGACCGGTCGCTGATCGTGGTGCTGGACAACGCCTTGTCCGCCGCACAGGTCAAGGTGCTCGTGCCATCGTCGCCCGCCGGCCTGGTGGTGGTCACCAGTCGCAGCAAGCTCACCGGGCTGCTCGGCGAGGGTGCGCACATCGTCGAGGTGGGCCCGCTGGCGCCCTCGTCCGCGTTCACGCTGCTCGCCCGCAGCGTCGGCGAGGACCGGGTCACCCGGGAACGCGACCGCGCCGAGGAACTGGTCTCCCTGTGCGGAGGTCTGCCGATCGCGGTCCGGGTCGCGGCGGCCCGGCTCCTGGTGCGGTCGCGCTGGTCGGTCGGCCGGGTGCACGACGAACTCGTCGACGAGCAGTCCCGGCTGAACCGGCTGTCCCCCGACGGCGAACTGTCCGTGCGGGCCACCTTCGACCTGTCCTACCGCATGCTCGAACCCCGTGCCGCCACGCTGTACCGCCGGTTGAGCCTGCACCCGCACGGCGACTTCGGACCGGAGGTCGCCTCGTCCGTGCTCGACGACGGGCAGGACACCGAACCGCTGCTGGACGCGCTGCTGGACGCGAGCCTGATCGAGGAACGCGCCGAGAACCGCTATGTCCTGCACGACCTGCTGCGCCTACACGCCCGACACCGGCTGGACGAGGACGAGCCGCCCGGCGAACCCGGACGGGTGCTGCGCCGGATCGCCGAGTGGTACCTCGCGACCGCGATGCGGGCCGACAAGCTGCTCACCCCGCACCGCCGCCGGCTGCCCTACGGATTCGCCACGCCGGCCCCGTCGGTCCGTTCCTTCGCCGACCGGGCGGAGGCGCTGGAGTGGTTGGAGGACGAGCGGGTCAACCTGATGGCGGCCGGACGCATCGCCCTGGAGCACGACCTCGCCGAGCTCTCCTGGCACCTGTCGGACGTGCTGTGGCCGTTGTTCCTCCTGCGCAAGCACCACCGGGACCGGCTCGAAGCCGACCGGCGCGGTGTCGTCGCGGCACGCCGGTGGGGCAACACGTTCGCCGAGGCGGACATGCTCAGGAGGCTGGGACGCGCCTTGACGACGGCTCGCGACCACCACGAGGCCGAACGCTGTCTGGACAGGGCGATCGACTTGTGGCGCGGACTGGACGACGACCACGGCGTGAGCACCACTCGCGAACTCCTCGGCCTGCTCTACCGTGACACCGGACGGCTCGACGAGGCGCACGACCAGTTCACGGCGGTCGTCGAGGCGAGCGAGGCGCTCGACGCGCCCCGCCCCGTCGGCTTGGCGCTGATCAACCTCGCCCTGGTCCTGATCGACCTGGGCCGCGCGGCCGACGCCCTACCGCACCTGGACCGCGCGGCACGGCTGTTCGCCACGCTCGACCCGCCGGACCCGTACAACGCCGCGCGGGTGACGGTCACGTCGGCGGCGGCACAACTCGGCGCGGGCGATCCCGTCACCGCGTCGGACACGGCCCGGAAAGCCTCGGCGCAAATGGACGCCCTCGGTTCGGTGCCGGGTCTCGCCGAGGCACACCGCGTCCTCGGCGAAGCGGTTCTGCGGACCGGGGGTCCCGCGGCGGCGCACGACCACCTCGCCGCCGCGGAACGGCTGTTCCGGTCAATCGGTTCGGTCGCGGCCGACGCCGTCCGCGAGCGGTTGGACGCGCTCGGCCCGACCGGCTGACGCCCGGCCGGCGGCCCAGGCGGCGTAGTACTCCGACAGCAGTCCCGGCCGTTCGTCGGCGACGCGCACGCTCCGGTCGGCGGCGACCAGCGCGACCCGGCGGCGCGGGAGGTCGACGGCGACCAGCGACAGCCCCGGCAGCCGGGCGAACGCCGCCGCGGCCCAGGCGACACCGGACTCCACCGTGTCCGCCGTCGTGCGCAGCACGTCGGCGAGCAGGACGGGCCGTGCCCGGACATCGATGTCGTCGTCGACGACGACCACCACGGGTTCGAGACTCAAGACCGGTACCACCTCGGTGGGACGGGAACGGGGGCCGGCGCGCGATGGGCGCCGGGCTCGGCGAGGCCGAGTATCCCGTACAGCGACCGGCGCAGGGTGACGGTGGCCAGACCCGGACGCGACGTCAGCGCGGCCCGGATCTCCGCCCCGAAACCGGGATCCGCCGCCGCGTCCCGCAACTGGTCGACCACCGGCACGTCGGACCGCAGCCGTCGCGCGACCGCGCCCAACCTCGCCTGCGGGCTGTTCTCGACGATGCTCAGCCGGGCGGGCGGTTCCACCCTCAGCACGGTCCGGCCGAGCGCGGCGGCGTAGGCCGTGGTCGAGCCGTGGTCGCCGATCACGTGGTCGGCCGCCACGATCGCGGCCCGCCAGTCGACGTCGGGAGCCAGCAACAGCAGTCCGGCCTCGACGCAGTCGGACAGCCACGCCCTGACCTGTCGTGGGCCGTGCCCGAACCAGACGGCCGGGTGCACCAGCGTCGCGACCCGGAACCGGGACGGCGGCAGCTCGTCGAGCAACCTCGGGATGAGGTCGAAGTGCATCCCGAACAGCGAACCGCTCCCCCAGGTGGATGCGAGCACGACGAGTTCGCGGTCGTCCACGCCCAACGCGGCGCGGTACGCGTCCCGGAAAGGCTCGCTCGCGACCAACCGGTCGTAGGAGAGGTCCCCGACGACCTCGGCGACGTCGACCGCCTCCGGGCACTGGTCGCGCAGCACGTCGAGTTGGTCGTCGTGCGAGAGCGCGACCAGCCGGGCGACGGGTTCGCCGTCACGCACCAGTCGCTGCCGGTCCAGCCCGTACACCTGCGTCCCGCCCGTCGCGGTCGGGAAGCCCTTGGCGTACCCGGCGCCGTGCGGCATCAGCACCAGCGGCGCGTGCACCCGGTGGACCGAACCGTAGGCCGCGGCCAGTGCGAGCCGGAACGGTTCCCGGATCGCCTGCTCCCACGGCAGCACGACGCCGCCGGCTGCCCGGAACAGTTCTTCGACACCGCCGCCGAAGACGTCCGGCGCCCGCGTGAACGCGATTTGTATCCGCCGATCCGACTCGATCAGCGCCAGTGCGTCGAACAAATGTTCACAGCTCGCCGCGGTGTGCCCCACCACCAACACGTCGTGCAGGCCGCGTCTTGTCACCCAGCGCTGCGCGTCGCGGCCGACGGGCACCTCTCCCCACTCCGAAGTTCCCACTCTCCCCCGCCTCTTTCCATATCAAGAGGAAACCGACTTCGAAAGCAAGCATCCGGGTGGTGCCGTCAACCGGCCTGCAATCCGGCTGCAGAAACACGCCTGAACGACGGCAGCGGGCGTTACCCTGGCGGCACGGGAAGAAACGAAACGGGCCGAGTGCGCGTACGCGTGGGGCACCCGGTACCACCGAGGGGGTGGCGCTGGTGGAGTTCACGATCCTGGGACTGACATCGTTGCGGATCGGCGTGATCCGTCACCATCTAGGGGCTCGGAAGCAAAGGGCGCTGCTGGCCCTGCTGCTGCTGCACGCCAAGCGCTCCGTACCGGTGGAGACCATGATCGGAATTCTGTGGCCCGATCATGACCCGGACCGGCACCGGGGCAATCTCCAGTCGTTGGTGAGCCGGATTCGAAGAGTGCTCGGCAATGCGGGCGTCGACTTCGCCCTGTCGAATGAGGGCGACGCCTACCGACTCGACCTCGACCTGCGACTGGTCGACTACCACCGCTTCCTGAAAATGGCGGATTCCGGTCGGGCGGAAGCAGCCGCCGGCAATCACCCGGAAGCGAAGCGGGTGCTGACCGAGGCGATCGGGCTGTGGCGCGGACGCCCGCTGGCGGACCTGCCCGGGGAATGGGCCGCAAAACGGCGGGACTTCATGGAGGAGAACGACCTGCTCCATGCGTACCACGCATTGTTCCAAACCGGGATCCACCTGCGCGAGTACGCGGAGGTGCTGCGGGAGCTGCGACCACTGCTGGATCGGCACCCTTACGACGACGCGCTCGCCGGGCTCTGGATGACCGCGCTCGACGGCCTGGGCGACCGCCACGCGGCGATCGCGTTCTACTCGCAGTTCCGCCGGCGATTAACCGGCGAGTTCGGCACGGACCCGTCCACCGAACTCGACCGGCTCCACCAACGGCTGCTGACCAAGTACACCGTCGACCCGGGACCGACGTCGCGGCCCGCACCCGACACGCGCACCTACCGCTTTCCCCGTGAGGTCTCCGCGTTCGCGGGCCGGTCGGCGCAACTCGACCGGCTCGACTCGTTCCTCGCGGCATCGCACGCGCCGCAGGGCATGCCGCTGGTCACGCTGCACGGCATGCCCGGCGTCGGCAAGACCGAATTGGCCGTCCACTGGGCACATCGGCGGCGGGCCGACTTCCCGGACGGCATGGTGCTGTTGGACATGGGCGGTCACGGCGGCGGCGAGCCGGTGACCCCGGACAACGCGATCTCGTTGCTGCTGGGCCGCCTGGGCATCCCGCCGCACCGGATACCCGCCGAACCCGACCGCCGGGCGGCCGTGCTCGGCCGGGTGCTCGCCGACCGTCGGACCCTGCTCGTGCTGGACAACGTGCGCGACGCCGGCCAGGTCCGTCCGCTGCTGGATTCGACCTCGGCCGCGTTCATGTTGCTGACCAGCCGGGACCGGCTGCGTTCCCTGGCGATAAGGGACGGTGCGCACACCGTCGCGGTCCCCGAGCTGACCACCGACGAGAGCCTCGACCTGCTCCGCTCGACCATCAAGGACGAACGGTCGCCGCGCGACGACGCGGGCCTGCTGGAACTGGCACGCCTGTGCGGCGGCCTGCCGCTGGCGCTGAAGATCACCGGCAGGCACGTCGCGGACCGTCCCCGCGAGACACCGGGACAGCTCGCCGACCAACTCAAGGCCCATCGCGATCTCCTGTTCCGGCACGAGGACGACGAGTCGATCAGCCTGCGCTCCGTGTTCTCCTGGTCCTACCAGGCGCTGTCGACCGACACCGCGCGCGTGTTCCGCACGCTCGGTCTCCTGCCCGGAACGCGACTGGGCAGCGAGGCCGTCGCCGCGCTCACCGGGCTGACGTCGACGGTCGCCACCAAACACCTCGACGCGCTGGCACACGTGAACCTCCTCGACCACGACGTCGTCGACCGCTACCGGATGCACGACCTGCTGCACGACTACGCCGCGACGTGCGCCGCGGAGACCGACCCGGACGAGGAGCGGAACGTCGCCGTCGAGCGCCTGTTGACCTGGTACGCCGTCACCTGCTCGGCGGTCAGCCGGCAGTTGTCGCCGCAGAGCCCACCCGTACCGGAACTGCCGGACGTGGGGGTGTCCCCGTTGTCGTTCGCATCGGACCAGGCGGCGATGGAGTGGTGCGCGCAGGAACGGGCGAACCTGGTGGCCGCGACGAAGCTGGCTTCCGCCAACGGTTTCCACGACCAGGCGTGGCGCATCCCGGCGGGCGTGCAGGAGGTGTTCGAGCGCTCGGGCTACCACGACGACCTGCTCGCGAGCCACGAGTGGGCCCTGGAGTCGGCCCACGCCGTCGGTGACGTCGAAGCCCGCCTGGGCACGCTGAACAACCTGGGCGTCATGTACCTCAACGTCCAGCGCCTGGACGACGCGCTCCGACACCTGCGACAGGGTTTGGACCTCGCGCGGTCGTGGGGCCACGAGGAAGGCGAGGCGGTCTGTCTGCACAACGTGGGTCGAGCCCACTTCGGACGTGGAGAGATCGACGTCGCACTTGAGTACTACCGACAGGCCCTGGCGATCAACAAGCGACTCGGCGGCGGCGAGGGCGAGGCGTTCGGCCACCACGGGATCGGCTTGGCTCACCTCAGCCTGGGCAACCTGGCCGAGGCCAAAGCGAACTTCGCCGAGGCGCTGCGCCTGCGCGTGGAGATCAACCACGTGCGCGGCCAGGGCACGACCCTGACCGCGCTGGCCGAACTCCACCACGACAACGGCGAACTGGACGAGGCCCTCGACTACTGCCGCCGCGCGTTGGACGCACATCGGGAGTCCGGCGACCGCAAGGAGACTTGCCACGCGCTGGCTGTCCTCGCCAGGATCGAGTTCGACCTCGGTGACTTCCGCGGCGCGTACGAGCGGGCAAGCCACGCGGCCGAGCTGGCCCATGAGCTCAACGACGTGCACACGCAAGCGCGGTCACTACACCTGTTGGGACACATAGACATCGCTTCGGGTCGGACACGACACGCGGTGATACGCTGGCAGCAGGCCCTCTCCCTCTACACTTCGATCGACGCTCCCGAGCGCCTTGCCGTACAGGAGCACCTGGAAGCCCTCCACTACGACGGTTTGGCCTGAACCCCCATCAGCGGGTTTCTCGCGTCGGTCCGCTCCGCACCGACGCGAAAGTCCGACCCGGTGCCCCGGCCGAGGGGCGCAATGATCGAATCATCTACGATGCCATCTATGATCAACGTTTTGTTGTCGTTCGCGCAGTCCGCTTTCGACCTCTGCTGGATGCGCTATTTTTGATCGCCGCCGTGGCCACGAACGCCCAGCCGATACCGAGGACTCCGGACCGGAACAGGCTTTGGTCGGCGTCGTCGACCAAAGCCCGCAGCCGACGACTCAGGCACACCGCTCGCCCGGCACCTGCCACCGCACGCCGTAGGCCAGGCCCGGCTTGAGCAGGCGGAATCGCATGCGGAACTCGCCCGCACCATCCACCGGATGCCGGTCGCCACTGCGATCCCGATCCGTGCCACGCACCGTCCACACGTGGGACGGTGCGTGCGGACCGAAGCGCCCCCGCAGTTCCAGCAGATCGCAGGGCTGCCGCGGCACGTACACCAGTCCCGGCTGCCCGACGCCCAACGCCTTCGGCCGGAAGCGGATCGAGAAGTCGTGGCACTCGCCGGCCGCGAGCGGCGCGGGCATGGCCAGGACCGGGCCTGCGCGGTCGACCAGGGTGCCGCCGTACAGCACGTGCATGTCGGGAGCCGACCGGACGGCCGGGAACGGTGACACGAGCGCCAGTTCGCGCAGGCCGTCCCGCTCGGCGACGATCCGGTGCCGCTCGATCACCTCGGGGCGAGACCGGTCCAGCACGAGCACGGCGTGCAGCTCGGTGGTGCGCCACCCGTCCGACCCGACGACCGGACGCTCCGGCGGCTCGGTGGCCAGCTCGGCGAGGTGGTTGATCGCCTCGTCGACCCGGCGTCGGATCGTGCGCGGATCACGGTCCATCCGGACCGCCGTCCAGTGCACCCGGTCCTGGTAGAGGGGAAACCGCGCCTCCTGGTCGATCGCGAACGCCGCGAGCGTGGCCGCGCGCAGGTCGGCAGGCAGCATCCCGGCCAACTCGACGAGCCGGTCCGACACCTTCCGGCGGATGACGCGCGGCTCGTCGTCGTCGGTCACGCCGCACGTCGCCCGCAGGGTCGGGCCCACCCGCTCCCCGATCCGACCGGCCAGTACGCCGCGCCCCTTGCGGAGCGACTTCAGCTCCCGGACCAGGTCCGTGTACGCGTTCATCAACCCACCCTCGCCGTTCTCCACGATCTCGCGCGGTGCAGCGTGCGATCGGCCCGTGGACCGGAAGTGGACGCATCGTGGATGTCCTAGACGTGGTCGGCCCGCAACGCCGACGACGCCACCGACACCGACAACGCGGTCCGAAGGAGGATGCCGTCCTGCCCGACGAAGGCGCGGGACGTGCCGATCCGGTCGAGGGTGTCGAGGTCGACGGCGCCCAGGCCGAAGGCGAACACGGCGGGGTGCGGCGGCCAGCCGGGGTCCACCAGGGCCGCGAACGCCTCCGCCCAGGTCGCCGAGTCGGTCGGGCGGCAGTCGGAGACGAGGAAGACGACCGGCCGCCGGACCCGGTGGCGTGCCTTCAGCCTCGGTGCCACCGCACGATCCGGCTCTGATCCGCGCAGACACTGCGCTCAGTCGTCCTCGCCCACCTCTTCATCGACCACCTCGGCGCCGTTCCACACGAACCGGGCGGTGGTGACGGCGTCGTCGTCGCCACCGCTGATCAGCTGGTGGATCGCGATGCCGTCCAACTCGCGGTAGGTGCACCACTCGTGGTCGGAGGTGAGGACCAGGTCGAGGTCCAGCGCCGACAGCAGTTCGAACACCTGGCCGCGGTTGACGGTGTCGACACCGACGAAGACCTCGTCCAGCAGGATGACCCGAGGCGCTCCGGTGACGGCCTGGTAGTGGGCGGCCACGGCGGCGAACAACGGCAGGTGCAGCGCGATCGCCTTCTCCCCACCCGACAGCGCGCCGTGGAGCTTCTTGGTCAGGGGCTGCCAGCCCGTCCCGTTCATGCGGTCGACCTTCACCACGAACCTGTGCCAGGCCGTGTAGTCGAACACCTGCCCCAACTGCTGTTCCCAGTTGGTGGCCGTCTCGTCGCCCTTGGCCTGCCCGACCCGGTCGCGGAAGAACCGGTGCAGCGACTCGCGGTCCTCCTCGGTCAACCGCACGGGGTCCTTGAGCAGGAGGTCACGAGCCGCTTTCGTGCCCGGTGGAAGCTCGGGCGAGACCTCCCACACCAGCCGAACCGCCACCTTGGAAGCGGTGCGCACGCGCTCCAAGCGGGCGTTCATGCCGTCGACCAGGTCGTGCGCCTGCCGTATCCGGGCGGCGAGGTGGCGGCGGGTGTCCCCGGTGAGGGTCCGGTCGAACAGCTCGCGCTCCTGCGCGGTGATGTCCTGCCTGCTGCGTTCCGCGTCGGACCGCAGCAGGTCCGACAGGGCCGAAGCGCCGATCCTCACCCCGTCCACCATCGCGGAGAAGATCTGGACGTCCTCGTCGGAGTCGAGTTCGAGGTCGGCCCGACCACCCAAAATCTCGCGGGAGGCGTGCACCTCCTCCGCCAACCGGTGTGCGGCATCGCCAAGGTTCTTCGGCGAGTGCGCCAACGCCGGCCACGCGGCCGCGACCGACCGCGCGGCGTCGAGCGCTGCCCGGACACCACTCGACGCCGTCAGCACCCGTCCGAACGCGGACAGGTCGTCCAGACCGCTGTCGGCGGGCAGGCTGCCGTCCGCCAGGTGTCGGAACCGCACCGCGGCCTGGTCGCGTACCTCGGTGGCGCGGTCGCGGTCACGCGCGTCGGTGGCCCGCCGGTTGGTGAGTTCTCCCAGGCGCTGCGCCAGGGTGCCGATCTCCTTCTGATTGGCACTCGCCTCCCGCCTCGTCGAGTCCAGCCGCTCGCGCAGCACGGCGAGTTCGTCCAACACCTGTCGGTAGTCGAAGCCGATGGCGCCTTCCACGGCGTCCAGCTCGCTGTCGAGTCCTCGGCCCACGGCTTCGGCGTCGTCGGCCTCGTCCTCGCGCTGTTCGGCGACGTGCCGGGACCGCTGAGCCTGCTCGGCGGTCCGGTCCGCTTCCCGGCGTGCCGCGAGCAGAGCGGTGTGCTCGTCGATCCAGGCATCGGACGCGGTCCGGAAGGCGGCCACGGCGGCCACGACCGCGGTGAGCGCTTCCCGTTCGGCGGGCAGGCCGTGTTCGGCTGCCGTCGTGGTCAGCGCACGCAGGGCGCGGTCCACGCGCTGCTCGCTCTTCGCGAGGCCATCCAGTGATCGCCGAACCACACCGTCGGCGCTGTAGACCAGCGAATCCGCTCTGGTCAGGGCTTCCAGTGCCGCGTTCGCACCGGTGTGGTCGGGCCGAGCGTGCCGGTCGGCCTCGACGTCGGACCTGCGTTCGGCCAGGGACCGCAAGGCGGCCGTATGCGTCCCGATCAGTCCTTCCTGGACGGCGATCCGCTCACGAAGTCCGGTCAACCGGCGCTGCCGGGCCCGTTGTCTGGCGAGCGCGCCGATGTGCGAAGTCTCGTCCTTGCGCCAAGTGCCACGCAGATTGCCGATGCGCCAACCGCCGTCGGCTCCGATGGCGACCGGGTGGACTTCGGGCAGGTCCTCCCCGTAGGCCACCCCGCCGAGCAGTCGGGCGACGACGTCCGCGGCGACAGGCGGGTCGACCTCGGGCACGAGGACGTCGGCGAGGGAGCGACCCGGCGCGGGCGGCACGGCGCCGGGCTCGGCGAACGTGTCGTGCCCGACGACCGCGCCGTCGTGGCCGACCCAGGCGTCCAGGAGCCCGGACGCCTGGAGCGCGGCCTCCACCGACGCGCGGACGTCGTCGGGCACCGCGTCGGTGAACCGGACCAGGCGCCACAGCGGTGCGCCGGTCATGGCCTGCCGGTCGGCGGTTCGCGTGTGCGGCGGCTGGGGAGGCAGGTCCTCCTCGGTCAGCAGCAGCCGGACCTCGTCGCGCAGCGCATCCCGATCGCGCTCGGCTGCCGCCAACGCCGTCCCGACCAGGGTCTCTTCCCGGGTGATGGTGTTCAGCACCCGGCTCGCAGCGGAATCGATCTTGGTCAGCATCGCGGTCTCCGACGCCGCGAGGTCGGCCAGTGCCTCGGGGTCGGCGAAGGTCAGCTCACGACAGCCCGCCGCCCACACCAGGACGGCGGCGCGGAGTTCCGCGAGCGCGGACTCGCGCCGGACGGCGGACTCGGCCCGCCGTTCGGTGGCCTCAGCCAGGGCTTCCCGTGCCTCGTCGAGCGCACGTTCCGCGTCCTGCCTGCTGTTGACCGCGACCTCGTGCTCGTTGAGAGCGGCGCGCACGGCCTCGACCTGCTCGGCACGTGCCTGGACCGCGGCGCGCAGGAGAGCCCGCGCGCGTGAAGGTTCGGCGAGGACGCGGGCGATCTCGGCGTGCACCGAGGCGAGACCGACGCGGGCGGCGGCGGTCGAGGCACCATCGGCCAGCGCTCCCGCGGCCGCGGCCCGTGCCTGCGCGTGCCGGGCAGCGGTGTCGGCCGCTTCCGCGTCGGTCCGCGCGACCTGGCGGTGACGGGCCGCGTCGGTACGCCTCTTCCCGGCGGTCGCACGAGCCTCGCGAACGCGGGTCCGCAACCGGTCGAGCTGTTCGCCCTTCCGGTACGCCTCGCTGCCGGTCAGGCCCTGGATTCGCCCGTCGGTCTCGACGATGCGGTGCTCCAGCAGCTCGCCGCGTTCTTCGGCCTCTTCTTTGTGCCGCACGGCGCGGCGGTGCTCGTCTTCCGAGAGTTTCGCGGCGTCCGCCAGGTTGCCCAGCTCCGTGGTGGCAGAGATCAGCTTCGCCGCCGCGGCACGCAGCACACGCTGCGCATACGCGCGTTGCCTGGTCTTGAGGTGCTGCGCGACCTCCACTTCCGCGTCGAGGCGTTTGAGCTGCTCGCGCTGCCGGTCCAAGCGCTCGAAGCCCTCCGCGAGGTCGCTGATCTCCGCCTCGCCCAGCGGCGGCAGCGCCTTGGACAACAACGCGGACAGCAGCCCGGGGTCGAGCCGCTGCGAGAGTTTCGGCGTGCGGAGCTGGAGCAGGGCCGTGATGAGCGCGT includes the following:
- a CDS encoding TIGR02680 family protein, whose translation is MTVTGLPRAESGATPEAVARWVPERAGILNVWRYYDEVFRFHKGRLLLRGPNGTGKSKALELLLPFLFDANLRANRLSTFGTSERTMHWNLMGEGATGTTRVGYVWLEFRFPGVDGSPDRWFSCGARLAATRHTTAVHPDYFTTGQRIGVPGGLDLTDPNNAPLTSKALEAALGDLGALHQNAADYRAAVRSTLFPGLSEQRYDALITALLQLRTPKLSQRLDPGLLSALLSKALPPLGEAEISDLAEGFERLDRQREQLKRLDAEVEVAQHLKTRQRAYAQRVLRAAAAKLISATTELGNLADAAKLSEDEHRRAVRHKEEAEERGELLEHRIVETDGRIQGLTGSEAYRKGEQLDRLRTRVREARATAGKRRTDAARHRQVARTDAEAADTAARHAQARAAAAGALADGASTAAARVGLASVHAEIARVLAEPSRARALLRAAVQARAEQVEAVRAALNEHEVAVNSRQDAERALDEAREALAEATERRAESAVRRESALAELRAAVLVWAAGCRELTFADPEALADLAASETAMLTKIDSAASRVLNTITREETLVGTALAAAERDRDALRDEVRLLLTEEDLPPQPPHTRTADRQAMTGAPLWRLVRFTDAVPDDVRASVEAALQASGLLDAWVGHDGAVVGHDTFAEPGAVPPAPGRSLADVLVPEVDPPVAADVVARLLGGVAYGEDLPEVHPVAIGADGGWRIGNLRGTWRKDETSHIGALARQRARQRRLTGLRERIAVQEGLIGTHTAALRSLAERRSDVEADRHARPDHTGANAALEALTRADSLVYSADGVVRRSLDGLAKSEQRVDRALRALTTTAAEHGLPAEREALTAVVAAVAAFRTASDAWIDEHTALLAARREADRTAEQAQRSRHVAEQREDEADDAEAVGRGLDSELDAVEGAIGFDYRQVLDELAVLRERLDSTRREASANQKEIGTLAQRLGELTNRRATDARDRDRATEVRDQAAVRFRHLADGSLPADSGLDDLSAFGRVLTASSGVRAALDAARSVAAAWPALAHSPKNLGDAAHRLAEEVHASREILGGRADLELDSDEDVQIFSAMVDGVRIGASALSDLLRSDAERSRQDITAQERELFDRTLTGDTRRHLAARIRQAHDLVDGMNARLERVRTASKVAVRLVWEVSPELPPGTKAARDLLLKDPVRLTEEDRESLHRFFRDRVGQAKGDETATNWEQQLGQVFDYTAWHRFVVKVDRMNGTGWQPLTKKLHGALSGGEKAIALHLPLFAAVAAHYQAVTGAPRVILLDEVFVGVDTVNRGQVFELLSALDLDLVLTSDHEWCTYRELDGIAIHQLISGGDDDAVTTARFVWNGAEVVDEEVGEDD
- a CDS encoding AfsR/SARP family transcriptional regulator, translated to MEFTILGLTSLRIGVIRHHLGARKQRALLALLLLHAKRSVPVETMIGILWPDHDPDRHRGNLQSLVSRIRRVLGNAGVDFALSNEGDAYRLDLDLRLVDYHRFLKMADSGRAEAAAGNHPEAKRVLTEAIGLWRGRPLADLPGEWAAKRRDFMEENDLLHAYHALFQTGIHLREYAEVLRELRPLLDRHPYDDALAGLWMTALDGLGDRHAAIAFYSQFRRRLTGEFGTDPSTELDRLHQRLLTKYTVDPGPTSRPAPDTRTYRFPREVSAFAGRSAQLDRLDSFLAASHAPQGMPLVTLHGMPGVGKTELAVHWAHRRRADFPDGMVLLDMGGHGGGEPVTPDNAISLLLGRLGIPPHRIPAEPDRRAAVLGRVLADRRTLLVLDNVRDAGQVRPLLDSTSAAFMLLTSRDRLRSLAIRDGAHTVAVPELTTDESLDLLRSTIKDERSPRDDAGLLELARLCGGLPLALKITGRHVADRPRETPGQLADQLKAHRDLLFRHEDDESISLRSVFSWSYQALSTDTARVFRTLGLLPGTRLGSEAVAALTGLTSTVATKHLDALAHVNLLDHDVVDRYRMHDLLHDYAATCAAETDPDEERNVAVERLLTWYAVTCSAVSRQLSPQSPPVPELPDVGVSPLSFASDQAAMEWCAQERANLVAATKLASANGFHDQAWRIPAGVQEVFERSGYHDDLLASHEWALESAHAVGDVEARLGTLNNLGVMYLNVQRLDDALRHLRQGLDLARSWGHEEGEAVCLHNVGRAHFGRGEIDVALEYYRQALAINKRLGGGEGEAFGHHGIGLAHLSLGNLAEAKANFAEALRLRVEINHVRGQGTTLTALAELHHDNGELDEALDYCRRALDAHRESGDRKETCHALAVLARIEFDLGDFRGAYERASHAAELAHELNDVHTQARSLHLLGHIDIASGRTRHAVIRWQQALSLYTSIDAPERLAVQEHLEALHYDGLA
- a CDS encoding ATP-binding protein — translated: MTGADAREPAGRPTKVRNDLSGGVVGASVQSGSIEGGVHVHLDRDGVVPVPRQLPAPPAWFTGRDRELDRLEEVRRRRDPDRPTVVVLTGPGGVGKTALSLRWANSLAPHYADGQLFVDLNGFSDDTPTDPGEAASSFLRALGVPATAVPAHLAEQTALYRTVTADRSLIVVLDNALSAAQVKVLVPSSPAGLVVVTSRSKLTGLLGEGAHIVEVGPLAPSSAFTLLARSVGEDRVTRERDRAEELVSLCGGLPIAVRVAAARLLVRSRWSVGRVHDELVDEQSRLNRLSPDGELSVRATFDLSYRMLEPRAATLYRRLSLHPHGDFGPEVASSVLDDGQDTEPLLDALLDASLIEERAENRYVLHDLLRLHARHRLDEDEPPGEPGRVLRRIAEWYLATAMRADKLLTPHRRRLPYGFATPAPSVRSFADRAEALEWLEDERVNLMAAGRIALEHDLAELSWHLSDVLWPLFLLRKHHRDRLEADRRGVVAARRWGNTFAEADMLRRLGRALTTARDHHEAERCLDRAIDLWRGLDDDHGVSTTRELLGLLYRDTGRLDEAHDQFTAVVEASEALDAPRPVGLALINLALVLIDLGRAADALPHLDRAARLFATLDPPDPYNAARVTVTSAAAQLGAGDPVTASDTARKASAQMDALGSVPGLAEAHRVLGEAVLRTGGPAAAHDHLAAAERLFRSIGSVAADAVRERLDALGPTG
- a CDS encoding vWA domain-containing protein is translated as MAPRLKARHRVRRPVVFLVSDCRPTDSATWAEAFAALVDPGWPPHPAVFAFGLGAVDLDTLDRIGTSRAFVGQDGILLRTALSVSVASSALRADHV